AGTATAGTACTATGGCGTCCACCTCGGCCCCATCCGCATCCCCCTCGAGGAATGGTTCCCCCGCTACGATGATCAAGGCTACAACTTCTACTACGACCAAGAAGACTACATCCGTGAAGTGCAAAAGCGCCGCAACACCTGGTCGCACAACATCATCCGCCCCAACGCCATCAATGGCTTTGCACCACACGCAAACGGCATGTCTGAGGCCCTGACCCTCGCAATCTACTTCCTTATCTGCCGCGAACTCAACCAACCCGCCCGGTTTCCCGGAAACGAGTACTTCTGGAACTCAATCGACGACAACTCGTACGCGCCTAGTCTGGCTGACCTAACCATCTATGCGGCAACCCAGGAGCACTGCAAGGATGAAGTCTTTAACCACTGCAACGGTGATGTTTTCGTCTGGAAATATCTCTGGAAAGACGCTGCCAGATATTTCGGCCTTGAAGCCCCTGAACCTATGTTTGAAAAAGCAGCTGGTCAGGCAGACACTCTAGCCAACGAAATCGACATGGTCGAGTGGGCCAAGGACAAGCGTCCTGTCTGGGAGGCTGTTGTCAAGAAGTACGGAGGTAAGCCTGAGGCTTTTGACTACGGCACTTGGGGGTTCTTTAATTGGGCGACTGGAAAGTCGTGGTGCACGATTTCGTCAGTCACCAAGGCGAGGAAGTACGGTTGGCAGAGAACGGACAACACGTTTGAGACATGGATTGAGACGTTCCGGTCTTATGAAAATGCGGGGCTGCTTCCTACCAGGGCTTCGCTTTTGATGAATGAGATTAGCTAAATCTGTTTAGAATGTCGGTGTATGCAGATCGGTTCCTGTCTAAGTAGCATTCAAGCACAGAGGCAGATATTCAAAACAACTGTCTCCACTTCAAGATCCTAGATATTCACGGATAAACATATGACCTTCAACAATCAGTTCGTATTGCTGATGCTCCTATCCGAGTGCAACCCCTCGGGTTTTGTACGACTCCCTTAGATGTCAGCAGGCATTCGCCTATTCTCGGTTCACGGGTAGCGCAGGCAGCCATTCAATCTAGCACTCTAACTAGCTGCAGCTCCTATAGGCTAGATGAGAGTTCAGCTATCAATGGCCGAACAGCTGGCAAATGCATGGCCCGCATGAATGCTGCAGGTTCAGCTCCGCCGTCCCAACCCCGCAACTGAGGAT
This region of Aspergillus chevalieri M1 DNA, chromosome 4, nearly complete sequence genomic DNA includes:
- a CDS encoding SDR family oxidoreductase (COG:S;~EggNog:ENOG410PPKK;~InterPro:IPR036291), with amino-acid sequence MVLQSGKVAFVTGANGISGHAIIEQLVKKDKTEWSKIIVTSRRPLPVTWTDHRVEFVAIDFLHPVEKIVGILNKFCTEVTHAFFTSYVHTDDFKVLKEKNIPLFRNFMDAVDTACPMLQRVSLQTGGKYYGVHLGPIRIPLEEWFPRYDDQGYNFYYDQEDYIREVQKRRNTWSHNIIRPNAINGFAPHANGMSEALTLAIYFLICRELNQPARFPGNEYFWNSIDDNSYAPSLADLTIYAATQEHCKDEVFNHCNGDVFVWKYLWKDAARYFGLEAPEPMFEKAAGQADTLANEIDMVEWAKDKRPVWEAVVKKYGGKPEAFDYGTWGFFNWATGKSWCTISSVTKARKYGWQRTDNTFETWIETFRSYENAGLLPTRASLLMNEIS